A single Musa acuminata AAA Group cultivar baxijiao chromosome BXJ2-1, Cavendish_Baxijiao_AAA, whole genome shotgun sequence DNA region contains:
- the LOC135598049 gene encoding oligopeptide transporter 5-like — protein sequence MAEETYDSPIEQVRLTVPATDDPSLPCLTFRTWTLGLVSCVLLSFVNQFLGYRENQISLSSVCVQILALPVGRAMAAILPTTRIKIPLTNWSFSMNPGPFNLKEHVLITIFANAGAGGVYAVNIVTIMKAFYHRGINIIAALLLSETTQLLGFGWAGLFRKYLVDSPYMWWPGNLVQVSLFRALHEEEKRPKGGVSRFQFFLIVITCSFAYYVVPNVLFPSITAISVICLIWKKSVTAHQIGSGLHGLGVGSFGLDWSTIAGFLGSPLASPAFATFNILAGYIFLVYVIVPIAYWSNAYGSKNFPVYTSSLYDVYGKKYDLNRVLDQKTFTLNITEYEKYSDIRLSIMFAISYGLGFATLTATLAHVFLFNGSYILKLWRQTASKMHDNYLDIHGRLMKANYESVPQWWFHIILVVVTALAIFTCEGFGKQLQLPYWGILLAMAMAFIFTLPIGVILATANQEPGLNIITEMVIGYIMPGKPLANVVFKTYGYISMTQAHTFLSDFKLGQYMKIPPKAMFFVQLVGTVVASAVYFGTAWWLLGTITSICDTSKLPEGSPWTCPSDAVFFSASIIWGVVGPLRMFGPESIYSSLNYFFLAGALAPFFVWLLSRFFPQKNWIKLINFPVLLGATAMMPPAHAVNYTSWFVVGIIFNYYVYNKYKSWWGRYTYVLSAGLDAGTAFMAVLAFFALNNYNIYSVAWWGGEADDHCSLARCPTAGSYVPEGCPSFQ from the exons ATGGCAGAGGAGACCTATGACAGCCCCATCGAGCAGGTAAGGCTCACAGTGCCGGCCACCGACGATCCGAGCCTGCCATGCTTGACCTTCCGAACATGGACCCTGGGGCTCGTCTCCTGCGTCCTGCTCTCATTCGTCAACCAGTTCCTGGGCTACCGGGAGAACCAGATCTCCCTGTCGTCGGTTTGCGTTCAGATACTGGCGCTCCCCGTCGGCCGAGCCATGGCCGCCATCCTGCCCACAACGCGGATCAAGATCCCGCTCACCAACTGGTCTTTCTCTATGAATCCTGGGCCGTTCAACCTCAAAGAGCACGTGCTGATCACCATCTTCGCCAACGCCGGTGCTGGCGGCGTCTATGCAGTGAACATCGTCACCATCATGAAGGCCTTTTACCATCGCGGCATCAACATCATCGCAGCGTTGCTGCTATCGGAAACAACCCAG TTGCTTGGATTCGGATGGGCCGGACTGTTCAGAAAGTACCTGGTGGACTCACCGTATATGTGGTGGCCGGGAAACCTCGTCCAAGTCTCCCTCTTCAG AGCACTGCATGAGGAAGAGAAGAGGCCCAAGGGTGGCGTGTCAAGATTCCAGTTCTTCTTGATAGTCATCACCTGTAGCTTCGCTTACTACGTTGTTCCCAACGTGCTGTTCCCATCCATCACCGCGATCTCCGTGATTTGCCTGATCTGGAAGAAGTCCGTAACCGCGCATCAGATTGGTTCCGGCCTCCACGGGCTCGGCGTCGGGTCTTTCGGCCTCGACTGGTCCACCATCGCCGGATTCCTCGGCAGTCCCCTGGCTTCACCAGCGTTTGCTACCTTCAACATATTAGCTGGTTACATCTTCCTCGTCTACGTCATCGTCCCCATCGCCTACTGGTCTAATGCGTACGGCTCTAAGAACTTCCCCGTGTATACGTCGTCCTTGTACGACGTCTACGGAAAAAAATACGACCTCAACCGTGTTCTCGATCAGAAGACGTTCACCTTGAACATCACTGAATACGAGAAATACAGCGATATCCGTCTCAGCATCATGTTCGCCATCTCCTACGGGCTCGGCTTTGCGACACTGACGGCCACTCTCGCACATGTCTTCCTCTTCAATGGCTC GTACATCCTGAAACTATGGCGCCAAACTGCATCCAAGATGCACGATAATTACCTAGATATCCATGGGAGACTAATGAAGGCAAACTACGAGTCCGTCCCTCAATGGTGGTTCCATATTATTCTTGTCGTCGTCACGGCACTGGCCATCTTCACCTGCGAAGGATTCGGCAAGCAGCTTCAGCTGCCTTACTGGGGTATTTTGCTTGCCATGGCCATGGCTTTCATTTTCACCCTGCCCATCGGAGTCATTCTTGCCACCGCCAATCAG GAACCGGGACTGAACATTATCACAGAGATGGTGATAGGTTACATAATGCCAGGGAAGCCTTTGGCGAACGTGGTATTTAAGACgtatggatacattagcatgaccCAAGCTCACACGTTCCTCTCCGACTTCAAGTTGGGGCAGTACATGAAGATCCCTCCAAAGGCCATGTTTTTTGTCCAG CTGGTGGGAACCGTAGTCGCCTCTGCAGTCTACTTCGGGACGGCATGGTGGCTTCTCGGCACTATCACGTCCATCTGCGACACCAGCAAATTACCGGAGGGCAGCCCGTGGACGTGCCCCAGTGACGCTGTCTTCTTCAGCGCGTCCATCATCTGGGGAGTCGTTGGCCCGTTGCGCATGTTCGGCCCCGAGAGCATCTACTCCTCCCTCAACTACTTCTTCCTCGCCGGGGCGCTGGCGCCGTTCTTCGTCTGGCTGCTGTCTCGGTTCTTCCCCCAGAAGAATTGGATCAAGCTCATCAACTTCCCGGTGCTCCTCGGAGCGACTGCCATGATGCCGCCCGCCCACGCAGTGAACTACACCTCCTGGTTCGTCGTCGGCATTATCTTCAACTATTACGTGTACAACAAGTACAAGAGCTGGTGGGGGAGGTACACCTACGTGCTATCGGCCGGTTTGGATGCCGGGACGGCCTTCATGGCCGTGCTCGCTTTCTTCGCCCTCAACAACTATAACATCTACTCCGTGGCATGGTGGGGAGGCGAAGCCGACGACCACTGCTCTCTCGCCCGATGCCCTACGGCGGGATCCTACGTGCCCGAAGGCTGCCCTTCCTTCCAATGA
- the LOC103993647 gene encoding uncharacterized protein LOC103993647 yields MGSRSQEQDGASPAKIFVGGLPKDTTMATFEQHFEKYGKIVDKVIMRDRNTNKPRGFGFITFDDPSVVDKVIEDTHAINGKTVEIKRTIPKGAAPLKDFKTRKIFVGGIPTSLTEDEFKDFFSQFGKVDDHEIIRDHTTNRSRGFGFIVFESEKVVDDLLAKKGNMIDLAGSQVEIKKAEPKKPSNPSSAFGSEPRARHFGDSFGGYGSYSGYAGGAYGPSSYRTPGGFGPRPGGYGGYSSISGDFDGGYGGFAGGLGDYRTESSFGYSSRLGSYGGGYGGGYGGSGLGGYGREAGGYAGSSYSRGYESPGAGYGSGGLYGGRGSYGGGAGRYHPYGR; encoded by the exons ATGGGATCGAGGTCGCAGGAGCAGGACGGGGCGAGTCCAGC GAAGATCTTTGTCGGTGGGCTTCCCAAGGACACAACCATGG CAACATTCGAACAACATTTTGAAAAGTATGGAAAGATAGTGGATAAAGTGATAATGAGAGACCGGAACACAAACAAACCAAGGGGCTTTGGATTTATCACCTTTGATGACCCTTCTGTTGTTGACAAGGTTATCGAGGACACACATGCTATCAATGGGAAAACA GTTGAAATTAAACGAACCATTCCAAAAGGTGCAGCTCCTCTGAAGGATTTCAAAACGAGGAAGATATTCGTTGGTGGGATACCAACAAGTCTCACAGAAG ATGAATTCAAAGACTTCTTCTCTCAGTTTGGGAAGGTGGATGATCATGAAATCATACGTGACCATACAACCAACCGTTCTCGAGGATTTGGCTTTATAGTATTTGAATCAGAAAAAGTTGTAGATGATTTGCTAGCAAAAAAAGGAAATATGATTGATCTAGCTGGTAGTCAG GTGGAGATCAAGAAAGCTGAACCAAAGAAACCCTCCAACCCATCATCTGCTTTTGGTAGTGAACCTAGGGCCCGTCACTTTGGCGATAGTTTTGGTGGATATGGCAGCTATAGTGGTTATGCAGGTGGTGCTTATGGTCCTTCCTCTTATAGGACTCCTGGAGGTTTTGGTCCTAGACCTGGGGGTTATGGTGGTTATTCAAGTATTTCAGGTGATTTTGATGGTGGATATGGTGGTTTTGCTGGTGGCTTAGGGGATTATCGGACAGAATCTTCTTTTGGTTATTCTAGCCGTCTTGGTTCATATGGTGGAGGGTATGGCGGGGGATACGGTGGAAGTGGCTTAGGTGGTTATGGCCGTGAAGCTGGGGGTTATGCTGGTTCTAGCTACAGTCGTGGTTATGAATCACCAGGTGCAGGCTATGGCTCAGGTGGACTCTATGGTGGCAGGGGAAGCTATGGTGGcggtgctgggcgataccacccatATGGAAGATAG
- the LOC135598051 gene encoding oligopeptide transporter 5-like, which yields MESVADEFASTHPYFYEDEPLVEESPIEQVRLTVPVTDDPTQPCLTFRTWTMGLISCVLLAFVNQFLDYRQNQIVLSSVCVQILTLPVGRAMAATLPTTPIKVPLTNWSFSLNPGPFNLKEHVLITILANAGAGGVYAVNIVTIMKAFYHRNINIVAALLLSVTTQLLGYGWAGLFRKYLVDSPYMWWPGNLVQVSLFRALHEEEKRPKGGVSRFQFFLIVIACSFAYYVVPNFFFPAITSISVVCLIWTKSVTAQQIGSGLHGLGVGSFGLDWSTISGFLGSPLASPAFATFNVLAGFIVLVYVIAPIAYWTNAYSAKNFPMFTSGLFDVDGKKYDLSRVLDPKTFSLNVQEYDSYSDIRLSIMFAISYGLGFATLTATLSHVFFFNGSYILTLWRQTASKAHDHYLDVHGRLMKANYEAVPQWWFHIVLVVVMALAIFTCEGFDKQLQLPYWGVLLAMAMAFVFTLPIGVILATTNMEPGLNVITEMVIGYIMPGKPLANVVFKTYGYISMSQAHTFLADFKLGQYMKIPPKAMFIAQLVGTVVASAVYFGTAWWLLGTVTAICDTSNLPEGSPWTCPNDAVFYSASIIWGVVGPLRMFGPKSIYSSLNYYFLVGMLLPFAVWLLARTFPRKKWIKLINFPVLLGSTSMMPPAHAVNYTSWFVVGIFFNYYVYNKYKSWWGRYVYVLSAGLDAGTAFMAVLAFLTLNNYDIYSVDWWGGVDDDYCPLAKCPTAGSYVPDGCPAIQ from the exons ATGGAATCAGTTGCCGATGAGTTTGCTTCCACTCACCCTTATTTTTATGAGGATGAGCCTCTCGTTG AAGAAAGCCCCATCGAGCAGGTGAGGCTCACAGTCCCAGTCACCGACGACCCAACGCAGCCATGCCTGACCTTCCGGACATGGACCATGGGGCTCATCTCCTGCGTCCTCCTGGCCTTCGTCAACCAGTTCCTGGACTACCGCCAGAACCAAATCGTGCTCTCGTCGGTCTGCGTGCAGATCTTGACGCTCCCCGTCGGCAGGGCCATGGCCGCCACCCTGCCCACCACGCCCATCAAGGTCCCGCTCACCAACTGGTCCTTCTCCTTGAATCCCGGCCCGTTCAACCTCAAGGAGCACGTGCTGATCACCATCTTGGCCAACGCCGGTGCCGGCGGCGTCTACGCAGTGAACATCGTCACCATCATGAAGGCCTTCTACCACCGAAACATCAACATCGTCGCAGCGTTGCTGCTGTCGGTGACGACACAG TTGCTTGGATATGGATGGGCTGGACTGTTCAGGAAGTACCTGGTGGATTCACCTTACATGTGGTGGCCAGGAAACCTCGTCCAAGTCTCCCTCTTCAG AGCACTacatgaggaggagaagaggcccAAGGGTGGTGTGTCAAGGTTCCAGTTCTTCTTGATAGTCATCGCCTGCAGCTTCGCCTACTACGTCGTCCCCAACTTCTTCTTCCCTGCCATCACCTCCATCTCCGTGGTCTGCCTCATCTGGACGAAGTCCGTCACCGCGCAGCAGATCGGTTCCGGGCTCCATGGCCTCGGCGTCGGTTCTTTCGGCCTCGACTGGTCCACCATCTCCGGCTTCCTTGGCAGTCCCCTGGCTTCACCAGCGTTTGCGACCTTCAACGTATTGGCTGGTTTCATCGTGCTGGTCTACGTCATCGCGCCCATCGCCTACTGGACCAACGCATACAGCGCCAAGAACTTCCCAATGTTCACTTCGGGCTTGTTCGACGTCGATGGGAAGAAATACGACCTCAGCCGTGTTCTTGATCCGAAGACCTTCTCCTTGAACGTACAGGAGTACGATAGTTACAGCGATATCCGTCTCAGCATCATGTTCGCCATCTCCTACGGGCTCGGCTTTGCGACATTGACCGCCACTCTCTcccatgtcttcttcttcaatgGCTC GTACATCCTGACACTGTGGCGTCAAACTGCATCCAAGGCCCACGACCATTATCTAGACGTTCATGGGAGACTAATGAAGGCAAACTACGAGGCAGTCCCTCAATGGTGGTTTCATATCGTTCTGGTCGTCGTCATGGCGCTGGCCATCTTCACCTGCGAAGGGTTCGACAAGCAGCTGCAGCTTCCTTACTGGGGTGTCCTGCTAGCGATGGCCATGGCTTTCGTCTTCACGCTGCCCATCGGAGTGATTCTAGCGACCACGAATATG GAACCGGGATTGAACGTCATCACAGAGATGGTGATAGGTTACATAATGCCAGGGAAGCCTTTGGCGAACGTGGTGTTTAAGACGTATGGATACATAAGCATGTCGCAAGCACACACGTTCCTCGCCGACTTCAAGCTGGGGCAGTACATGAAGATCCCTCCCAAGGCCATGTTTATTGCCCAG CTGGTGGGAACCGTGGTCGCGTCTGCAGTCTACTTCGGGACGGCATGGTGGCTTCTCGGCACCGTCACGGCCATCTGCGACACCAGCAATTTACCGGAGGGCAGCCCGTGGACGTGCCCCAACGACGCCGTCTTCTACAGCGCGTCCATCATCTGGGGAGTCGTCGGCCCGTTGCGCATGTTCGGCCCCAAGAGCATCTACTCCTCCCTCAACTACTACTTCCTGGTGGGGATGCTGTTGCCGTTCGCCGTCTGGCTGCTGGCGCGGACCTTCCCCCGGAAGAAGTGGATCAAGCTCATCAACTTCCCGGTGCTGCTCGGGTCGACGTCCATGATGCCGCCGGCCCACGCCGTGAACTACACCTCCTGGTTCGTCGTCGGCATCTTCTTCAACTACTACGTGTACAACAAGTACAAGAGCTGGTGGGGGAGGTACGTATACGTGTTGTCCGCCGGTCTGGATGCCGGGACGGCCTTCATGGCGGTGCTCGCTTTCCTCACCCTCAACAACTACGACATCTACTCAGTCGACTGGTGGGGAGGGGTTGACGATGACTACTGCCCCCTGGCCAAGTGTCCGACGGCGGGATCCTATGTGCCTGACGGCTGCCCTGCCATTCAATGA